The Trypanosoma brucei gambiense DAL972 chromosome 10, complete sequence genome has a segment encoding these proteins:
- a CDS encoding cyclophilin type peptidyl-prolyl cis-trans isomerase, putative: MQVHRSSNENSEDDEEDFLPTIPVLLVNTSEADSAEPTRAGEESVRGKRPRSLGPSDRNDEPIDTSDDVQEGVSKCKKQQSTMDMLSAEGYPCSFLYERSYRHGSPVQDIATLADDNGALIVTVDAVGVVRAWRKLPRGVFFTGEYRKFFPKSVESEEVTNAGLHFVLPDPVNSCILFVCVTPHAADDTGNISVNVEVSRVNGLLMALEGRFSLQFNAARRCHPSATQPWKESFTPRPFLFHHDYQPYIAFFAKRDDDTNGVVFIPCGVEKSSRLCSSDFTKEGQPIPTVALSCANLIVCCQQHLPSGLIVLVDEEGIVDYARIVEHLNDEGRTILSLRVVGGFPSRSAADPLKVRQWITFERRQKTGFFALVREVTCAAKTGKVIIPLSVDFSPTGNYFTVSSASLRRGAVCVLLHLFEFASGVCLCSSETSEVPCPQLGELCTLQEAKSTLRGFVFNAVIKDSFNSSPRGVWIFVPEITGVPEPSRECVGGRRIATFRAAPSAKEAGALKSSFYIEKLPCSIGESEVDVRGDSMLMEIINSFSRMACGEFRCFAAPLKLLRLCVPASQALKNLVAQSPVGCALSKEDIKRLFEAASSATPSPGFTEEDNSHVDDPTICTTSLGGNALLLYTKYEISLTDFVMQSAVGIPNTDKNTEDDTGNERQRALLLSTLRAKRDFDCDDLLQLQSSLQVLAPRDEEERTTSEVEHSKASENSCGFDGEVEERRVQSIISAASTRVVSWTDICVGATISVRTFGTITVRLMPQFAPKAVTNFSTLSRRGFYNTLTFHRVVPGFMIQGGCPHGDGTGGLSSFGEPFEDEGVDAMDFFSYPRVQWLCMANRGPNTNESQFFITLGEATPWLNGKHTVFGFVTAGKSVVLSVSQVERNGDDKPVMPVVIDQVAVSEEGLSLE; this comes from the coding sequence ATGCAGGTACATCGGTCGAGCAATGAAAACAGCGAAGACGACGAGGAAGATTTCCTCCCGACTATTCCTGTGCTGCTTGTGAACACCTCCGAAGCTGATAGCGCTGAACCTACGCGTGCTGGAGAAGAGAGTGTGCGTGGGAAACGACCTCGTTCACTGGGGCCCAGCGATCGAAATGATGAACCTATTGATACCAGCGATGATGTACAAGAAGGGGTGAGCAAATGCAAGAAGCAGCAAAGCACCATGGATATGCTGAGCGCGGAGGGATACCCTTGCTCCTTCTTGTATGAACGAAGCTACCGGCATGGAAGTCCTGTACAGGACATTGCCACATTAGCAGATGATAACGGTGCGCTGATTGTAACCGTTGACGCAGTAGGAGTGGTGCGTGCTTGGCGTAAGCTTCCCCGTGGCGTTTTCTTCACGGGAGAGTACAGAAAGTTTTTCCCCAAAAGCGTGGAATCAGAGGAGGTCACTAATGCAGGCCTTCACTTTGTCCTGCCGGACCCGGTAAACTCATGCATTTTATTCGTCTGCGTCACTCCGCATGCTGCTGATGATACTGGGAATATCAGTGTAAACGTCGAGGTATCTCGTGTGAATGGCCTACTCATGGCGCTCGAAGGGCGGTTTTCACTTCAGTTTAATGCCGCCCGTCGGTGCCACCCTTCTGCTACGCAACCGTGGAAAGAGTCATTCACCCCACGaccgtttttgtttcatcacGATTATCAACCGTACATTGCCTTCTTCGCGAAACGAGACGATGATACCAACGGTGTTGTCTTCATTCCGTGCGGGGTCGAGAAGTCGTCACGTCTCTGCAGCTCCGATTTCACAAAGGAAGGTCAGCCCATTCCTACTGTGGCGTTGAGTTGTGCAAATTTGATAGTCTGTTGCCAGCAGCATCTTCCGAGTGGATTGATTGTCCTTGTTGACGAGGAGGGAATCGTGGACTACGCGCGAATTGTTGAGCATCTGAACGATGAAGGAAGAACAATCCTTTCTCTCCGGGTTGTTGGGGGCTTCCCATCGCGCAGTGCAGCAGATCCACTGAAAGTCAGGCAATGGATCACATTCGAGAGACGACAGAAGACGGGTTTTTTTGCCTTGGTGCGTGAAGTCACATGTGCCGCGAAAACAGGGAAGGTGATCATACCACTTAGTGTTGACTTTTCACCAACTGGAAACTATTTCACGGTGTCTAGTGCTTCCCTGCGTCGGGGCGCTGTTTGCGTCCTCCTGCATCTCTTCGAGTTTGCTAGCGGAGTATGCCTTTGCAGCAGTGAAACGAGTGAAGTGCCTTGTCCTCAACTTGGTGAGCTGTGTACTCTACAAGAGGCGAAAAGCACCCTGCGAGGTTTCGTGTTTAATGCAGTTATCAAGGATAGTTTTAACTCCTCGCCCCGTGGCGTGTGGATTTTTGTCCCAGAAATAACGGGGGTGCCAGAGCCGTCCAGGGAATGTGTGGGTGGTCGACGTATTGCGACGTTTCGTGCAGCTCCTTCGGCGAAGGAAGCGGGGGCTCTGAAGTCAAGTTTCTACATCGAGAAACTTCCGTGTTCAATTGGAGAATCGGAAGTTGATGTTCGTGGTGACAGCATGCTCATGGAGATCATAAATTCCTTTTCGCGGATGGCGTGCGGAGAATTTAGATGTTTTGCTGCCCCCCTTAAGTTACTGAGGTTGTGTGTCCCCGCTAGTCAAGCTCTGAAGAACCTCGTCGCACAGTCTCCGGTTGGTTGTGCGCTTTCGAAGGAAGACATTAAGCGACTTTTTGAAGCGGCAAGCAGTGCAACGCCCTCGCCTGGCTTTACGGAGGAGGATAACTCTCATGTTGATGACCCGACGATTTGTACAACATCCCTGGGAGGAAATGCCCTTCTGCTGTACACAAAATACGAAATCTCCCTAACCGATTTCGTCATGCAAAGCGCTGTTGGCATTCCCAACACAGATAAAAATACAGAAGATGACACGGGAAACGAGAGGCAGCGCGCACTTCTCCTGTCTACGCTGCGTGCGAAACGGGATTTCGACTGTGATGATTTGCTGCAGTTGCAGTCCTCTCTCCAAGTTTTGGCTCCGagggatgaggaagaaagaacaacTTCGGAGGTGGAACATAGCAAAGCAAGCGAGAATAGCTGTGGATTTGACGGTGAAGTGGAGGAGCGGCGAGTTCAAAGTATTATCTCCGCCGCTTCAACTCGGGTTGTGTCGTGGACCGATATTTGTGTTGGTGCTACCATATCTGTCCGTACGTTCGGTACAATAACAGTACGCCTTATGCCTCAATTCGCCCCGAAAGCAGTAACCAATTTTTCCACACTGTCAAGGCGTGGGTTCTACAACACTCTCACCTTCCATAGAGTTGTACCGGGTTTCATGATACAGGGTGGGTGTCCACATGGTGATGGCACCGGGGGACTGAGCTCGTTCGGTGAGCCATTCGAGGACGAAGGCGTTGACGCAAtggatttcttttcttacccAAGGGTGCAGTGGCTGTGTATGGCAAACCGCGGACCGAATACAAACGAATCACAATTTTTTATCACTTTAGGTGAAGCTACACCGTGGCTAAACGGAAAACACACAGTTTTTGGGTTTGTCACCGCTGGAAAGTCAGTTGTGCTCTCCGTGTCACAGGTGGAGAGGAACGGAGACGACAAACCAGTGATGCCTGTCGTTATTGATCAAGTTGCGGTATCTGAAGAAGGGTTATCGTTGGAATAG